AACGCATTGTCGATGATCGATTCGGAATGTTCGACCGCACTGGCCAGTGGCAGGGAAAACCCGATCAGGCTGCCCGCGAGTGCGATGGACGCGGCGGTATTCCCCTGCCGGATGAGGTCGAACTCGTTGTGGTGCGTCATCGTGGTGTAGATGCCGGCAAAGGCCACCACGAACCCGATCGCCAGCACGAAATGGGCGATAAAGGCCGGAAATCCCGATAGATAATGCGCAATCATCGTTAGCCGCCCCCTCAGACTCGGAACGAGGCTAACGATAGATCCGTATTGTTGCTACCTCGGCCCGTAGAGCGGGACGATGTGTTGCTTGGGGTCGCTGCTGAGGCAGAAGCCCGAAGCGCGCGGCACGAAGCCCTCGGTCGCGTGGCTCTGCTGGCAGGTGCCGTATTGGCCTTCGCATTGCTCGCGTGTCGATGATACCGGCCCGGTGCGGGCCAGCATCGCGTTTGCTGCACCCATCAACTCGTTGCAGGTG
This region of Phreatobacter aquaticus genomic DNA includes:
- a CDS encoding DUF350 domain-containing protein → MIAHYLSGFPAFIAHFVLAIGFVVAFAGIYTTMTHHNEFDLIRQGNTAASIALAGSLIGFSLPLASAVEHSESIIDNALWALISLIVQLGIYYIARLVINDLSGRIDRGELSAGIWLGAVSITGGQLAAASMTT
- a CDS encoding DUF1190 domain-containing protein is translated as MRSGAVIVGAAIIGVAGVMAYVWSSGGDCAGGTVLRSIDQCVASGRTGSTCNELMGAANAMLARTGPVSSTREQCEGQYGTCQQSHATEGFVPRASGFCLSSDPKQHIVPLYGPR